In the genome of Xanthomonas hortorum pv. pelargonii, the window ATCTTCTCGCGCGGCAGGCCCTCTTCGTCCCACGGCAACACTGCCGCACGCGCATCCCACGGGTCGGCGGTGATGTTCACGCGCGGGTCGTAGACCTGTTCGCCGAGCTTGTTGCCGCCGCCCTTCTTGGACAGAAAGCTGCGGCCTTCATCGGCGCGGCGCGCGTCGAAGAAATTCATCATGAACGAGATCAGCCCCGCAGCGGCGGCCGGCTCCAGAATCACCGTGTATTTGCCCGGTTCCAGTGCCTTGGCTTCGGCCGAATCGCTGGCCTTGCGCATGGCGATGCGGATGTCCTGCTCGGCCTTGAAGTCGGCAGCATCTTTCAAGTTGCGCCCCACCCAGCCCGAGCCGCGGCCGTCTTCGGTGCGCACGGTGCAGGTGTAGTCGAAACGCGCGCCACGTTGATAGCCGAAGTTGCCCTTGCTGTTGGCGAATGCGGTGAAGCTCTGGCCATCCTCGAGAAAGCCGGCAGCGATCAGGCCTTTGCCTTTGCACGGCGCGATCGAATCGGCGGCCACCTGCGCACGAAACGCCGGGTCGATGGCGGCGGTGGATTCGCTGAAGGTCGGGCTGGCCGTATAGGTCTGCTTCTCGACCGCCGGCATGAACTCCGGGTTTTCCGGCGCCAGCCGCGCCAGATCTTCCGCGCGCCGTACTACGCGCTCCAGCGAGGCGTCGTCGAACTCGTTGATGGTGGCCACGCCCACGCGCTTGCCGAACGCCACCTGCACCTGCAGATCGGTGTTGTCGACAATGCCGCTGGTGGACACGTTGTTGAGCGCAAAACGGATGTTGCCGTCGATCGAGCCGGTGAGCTGTGCGGTGCACTCATCGGCCTTGGACAGTTTGATGACCTTGTCCAGAATGGCATTGGCCTGCGCTTCGGTAAGGATGCTCATGTGGGTTTCTCCTGTTAGCCGAGCGAGCGGGCGGTGCTGATGACGTTGATGCCATCGAAGCGAGCGGTGGACGAACCATGCGAGACCGCCGACACCTGCGCCGGCTGGCCCTTGCCATCGAAGAACGAGCCGCCCAGGCGGTAGTCGCGTTGATCGGCGACCGCGCTGCAGGCGTTCCAGAATTCCGGCGTGCGGATCTGGTAAGCCACGTCCTCGAGCATGCGGGTGATCGCACCGTTCTTGATTTCATAGAACAGCTGGCCACCGAACTGCGCGTTGTAGCGCTGCTGGTCGATGGAGAACGAGCCGTCGCCGATGATGTAGATGCCGTTTTCCACGTTCTTGATCAAATCGCTCACGCTCAACGGCGTCTTGCCGGCGGCCAGCGAGACGTTGGCCATGCGCTGGAACTGCACGCTCGACCACGAGTCGGCGTAGCAGCAGCCATCGGAGGCGGTCTTGCCGAGGATATGCGCCTGATCGCGAATGGCCTGGTAGTCCACCAGCTTGCCGTCGCGGATCAGATCCCATTGTTTGGTCTTGACGCCTTCATCGTCGTACCCCACCGCGCCCAGGCTGCCGGGCTGAATCTTGTCGGCCAGGATATGCACCTTGTCGCTGCCGTACTGGAACCCGGCCTTGAGCTTGTCGAGCGTGGCGAAACTGGTACCGGCGTAGTTGGCTTCGTAGCCGAGCACGCGGTCCAGTTCCAGCGGGTGGCCGACCGATTCGTGGATGGTGAGCCAGGTGTGCGAGGGGTCCAGCACCAGGTCGTACTTGCCCGGTTTCACAGACGGCGCCTTGAGCTTTTCCTGCGCCTGCTTGGCCGCCGCAATGGCGTCTTCCTTCATGTCGTAGGACAGGCCGTAATTGACCACGCCGTTGGGCGAGACGAACTTGCCCGAGGCCGCGCCATCCAGATATTCATAGCCCAGGCCCATCGGTGCGGAGAGTCCGTCGCGGGTGCGGAACTTGCCGCTGGCCTTGTCGATGGCAGTCACGCTCATCGGCGCCCAGATGCGGTGCACGTCCTGATCGATGTAGGAACCATCGGTGCTGGCGAAGTACTTCTGCTCGTTGACCACGAACAGCATCGAGTTGACGAAGTTGGCGCCGGCCGCAGTGGCGGCGGCATTGACGCCGAGCAGCAGGTCCACCTTGTCCTTGATCGGCACTTCCATCGCGTTCTTTTTGATCGGCGTCTTCCAGCTCACCTCGCCCACGCCGGGCGTGGGCGCCAGCTGCACGGGGGTGCCCTGCACCTTGGCATTGGCCTTGGCGATCGCGGCGGCCTGCGCGGCTGCCTTGGCCACGCCTTGTTCGGTGAGTTCGTTGGTGGCGGCAAACCCCCAGGCACCGGCCACCAGGACGCGGATGCCCACACCGATGGACTCGGTGTTGACCACGTTCTGCACCTTGTCCTCCCGGGTGATGACGAACTGGCGCAGATAGCGGCCGATACGCACATCGCAATAGCTCGCGCCGGCCTGACGTGCGGCGTTGAGGCCGGCATCGGTCAGGCGCTTCTTGCGGCCGACATCCAATTGCGTCAACAACTGCTCGGCGGCGATGGCCTTGCCGAAGTAGGCGGGCACAATCAGCCCACCCATGGTCAGCCCGGTCAGGGCCAGGAAATCACGTCGCTGCACGGGCAACTCCCCAATAGTCCCGCGCGGCGCGCGGGTGATCTGGTGACGCGCAGATGGTTATCTGTGCGGTATCGCCGATTCTTGCCGGGTGATGAATGCTGCGTCAAATGACTTTCGGCAGGGGTGTGGGTAAATGCTGTGCCCGCATAGATTGAGTGGCACAACATGCATGCAGGTGTGGCGAGCGCGGCCGACAGCGTGCGATGGATGCATTTGCGCGGGAGCACGTAGCGGATGCCATGCATGCTTGCCTTATCGACGATTATGCGATGCGCTATCAGCACACATCACGCCATCATGCGCAGTATTTGCTTCACAGGTTCAGAGCGGCTGACAAACTAAGGAGGTGATCTGCGCGCTGGCTGCAGGGCCCTTGCCCGCCTACCATCGCGGGACATGCCGCAAGTACGTCCGTGTAGGCTCTTACGCGGCATCCATGCCGCGTAAGGTCCCGCGACGGTAGGCGGGCAAGGACCAGTCGAGATGGTCGGCGTGCGTGGTTGCAAGCGAGGCGTGACGGGTGCTGTTTGAATAACGCCGCGTCGGATCATCTTCGCTACGCAAGCCGATCAACCTGCAGGCTTTAAAAAGCTACCGGCTCACTCTCTGGTGCGGTGTCCTCGTCGCTTGCGGGACCGTGTGGCGGCATGGATGCCGCCACCGAGCCTGTATGGACGTACTTGCGGCGTGTCCCGTGAGCGGCGAGGGCACCGCGCGCTCGACTGACCATGCTTTTGACCTACAGCGTTTGAATGCATCTAAACAACATAAGTCGATATCTTTGTTGCGGTGAGCTGATTGAACGATGTAGACGCTTCAGCGGCAGAGCGATAGGGCTGCAACTTCGCTGCAGGGCCCTTGCCCGCCCACCATCGCAGGACACGCCGCAAGTACGTCCGTGTAGGCTCTTACGCGGCATCCATGCCGCGTAAGGTCCCGCGACGGTGGGCGGGCAAGGACCAGTCGAGATGGTCGGCGTGCATGGTTGCAAGCAAGGCGTGACGGGTGCTGTTTGAATAACGCCGCATCGGATCATCTTCGCAACGCAAGGCGATCAACCTGCAGGCTTTAAAAAGCTACCGACTCACTCT includes:
- a CDS encoding TldD/PmbA family protein produces the protein MSILTEAQANAILDKVIKLSKADECTAQLTGSIDGNIRFALNNVSTSGIVDNTDLQVQVAFGKRVGVATINEFDDASLERVVRRAEDLARLAPENPEFMPAVEKQTYTASPTFSESTAAIDPAFRAQVAADSIAPCKGKGLIAAGFLEDGQSFTAFANSKGNFGYQRGARFDYTCTVRTEDGRGSGWVGRNLKDAADFKAEQDIRIAMRKASDSAEAKALEPGKYTVILEPAAAAGLISFMMNFFDARRADEGRSFLSKKGGGNKLGEQVYDPRVNITADPWDARAAVLPWDEEGLPREKMSIVENGKIANLQYSRYWAQKNGKRAIGEPGNLLMAGGDKNIAELVRGTEKGILVTRTWYIRMVDPQTVLLTGLTRDGTFYIENGQIKYPVKNFRFNESPVIMLNNIDELGKPVRVAGDESNFVMMIPPMRLRDFTFTSLSDAV
- a CDS encoding TldD/PmbA family protein, whose translation is MQRRDFLALTGLTMGGLIVPAYFGKAIAAEQLLTQLDVGRKKRLTDAGLNAARQAGASYCDVRIGRYLRQFVITREDKVQNVVNTESIGVGIRVLVAGAWGFAATNELTEQGVAKAAAQAAAIAKANAKVQGTPVQLAPTPGVGEVSWKTPIKKNAMEVPIKDKVDLLLGVNAAATAAGANFVNSMLFVVNEQKYFASTDGSYIDQDVHRIWAPMSVTAIDKASGKFRTRDGLSAPMGLGYEYLDGAASGKFVSPNGVVNYGLSYDMKEDAIAAAKQAQEKLKAPSVKPGKYDLVLDPSHTWLTIHESVGHPLELDRVLGYEANYAGTSFATLDKLKAGFQYGSDKVHILADKIQPGSLGAVGYDDEGVKTKQWDLIRDGKLVDYQAIRDQAHILGKTASDGCCYADSWSSVQFQRMANVSLAAGKTPLSVSDLIKNVENGIYIIGDGSFSIDQQRYNAQFGGQLFYEIKNGAITRMLEDVAYQIRTPEFWNACSAVADQRDYRLGGSFFDGKGQPAQVSAVSHGSSTARFDGINVISTARSLG